The genomic DNA AACAAGAGGGAGGGACTTGTGAACGAAACTCTGGAACATTACATGAAGAGAGGATTTTCAACGCTCTGGCACTGGGCCTGTAGACTCGCGAACCACGAGGCAAGAAGGAAAGACGACTTTTTCGTAAGGAAGCTCAGGATTCTCGATACGTTTGAGCAAAAGACGTACTGCCTCTTGCCCTATCCGTACTGCGTCCTTAGACGCCGTGGTCAGACGTGGTACGAGGTACTTTGCCTGTGGAATGTCATCGTATCCCACGAGGGACACATCTTTGGGAACGGAAAGATGGAGGTCGCCCAAAGCCCGAAGGGCACCCATGGCTAATATATCATTGACGGCAATAATGGCGGTTGGGGGATTTTCTTGCTCCATGAGGAGAAAGGTGGCCTGATATCCATCTTCCATGGTGGGGCCACAATGTACTATGAGACTCTCGTCGACACCGATACCAATAGCCTCAAGCGATTCTCGATAAGGGTACAAGCGGTCTAAGGCTAAGTCCGGCCTTGCTACTCCATAAATGAGTCCGATTCGCCGATGGCCCAAAGAGAAAAGGAGCTCCATGGCTTCAAAGGTAGCTTCTCGGTAATCAGCAACAATCTGGTCCACATGGTCCTCTCGAAAGTGATCGCTAATTTCCACGATTGGAAGGTGTTGCTTGCGAAGTTGTCGGAGAATCTCTTGAGCCTCTTTCGATTGTTCCACAAAGGATCCCATAAGGATAAGTCCATCAACGCGCCGATGCGAGAGATCTTCAAAGACCTCCTTCCCGTACTCTGCGTTCAAATCCATGCTCGATAAAAGTACGTGGTATCCCAGGATTCGAGCTTCTCGCCACACGCCCTCAACCGTTTCCCAAAAATGAGGGTTACGGATATCGGGAATGATAAGCCCCAAGGCTTTTGTGTTCCCCAAGCGCAGTGCCCGGGCATTGGCATCTGGTACATAACCTAACTGCCTTGCCGCCTCTAAAACCCGTCGGCGAGTCGCTTCGGAAACAGGTACCCGAGTGCTGACCAGGCCATTAATAACGTACGAGACCGTGGCTCTTGATACTCCTGCAAGACGGGCCACATCGGCCTGGGTTGGCCGTTTTACCCTTTGCATACTTCACCACTTGATTCTAAGTGCGGTTCTATCAAGTTCAAGGGTCATTGTACTCTCTCTGAGGAAAAAGTCAAACGCCTTGCTTTTTCAGGAGTTGAAAGTGTTTTTCCTAAAAGAGTTGAGGGAAAGAGTGCAGCGAAGAGAAATTGAAATTTAGGAAGAGGGTGAAGAATTCCCCAAGGCTTTGGACTACCGAGAATTTCGTGGGCTACTGCACTGGTATGCCTGTTGCCTGGGTTACTCCTTGCTCTTCCAAGGTGATATGAGTAATGAGTACTGCGAACGAAACTTGGGTTGATCTGTGCGAAAATCCCTTGCGTCCCCTTGACAGTCCTTTCCTTACTTCGTTAGAATGCCGCAAAAAGCAGGTCTTCTTGAAGCTTTTATGAAGCAAGGATTTTACTTTTTTCTTTTTGGGCTCTTTTTCCTCTTTGTTTCGTGCCAGATTCAGGAGAACTTAGAGATTGTGAATCCACCTCCGTACCTCCTCTGTGGGGCAAGGCATCAGTTCCTTGTGAGCTTCTCCCCTCGCCTTGGGCGCTTCCTTTCTTGGGATGCACGCTATGGTTTCATAGACTCAAGTGGTCTCTACCAGGCCCCGGATTTCCCTTGCCAGGAGGTGGTGGGGGTTAGGGCTTTGGGGATGAGGAGAGAGGTTACTTTCCCTGTGGTTAGAGACATGAATGGAGAGGCTACTCAAGAGGTGCCTCCTTTTGTTCCTGCATTTCGGATTCTTGTTGAGCCACCTCCTTTGGTGGCCTCGCGACAGGTGTCCTTTAGCTTTGCAGTTCGGGGAAGTTTCTCCGTTATTCTGAACGGGATTGTACTCCAGAAGGGTTTTCACAGGATGGAAGAAGAGGTTACCCTTTCCCTTCTTCTTGAAGAAGGGGAGAATTTGCTCCTTGTCCTTCTTGAGGGAAAGGAGGTCTTTCGGAAACACATTCTCTGCGATACGACGCCGCCTGAGGTTTCCCTCTCTCGAGCGGTTGCCGTACAGGATGGAGTCAGAGTTTCCGGAACCGCAACTGAAGAGGTGACACTTGAATTTGCAAAGGCTTCCAGTCGGGAATGGGCGGTTACCGTGCCCTGGCATGGGGAGAAAAGGGTCGTTTTCAAGGATCGAGCAGGTAACAGACGGGAAGAGGTTTTCTCCGTGGAGCGGGATGTTCGCCTTGAGGTTCAAGGTCCTTCACAGGCAAAGCTCGGGCAGAAGGTCTCTTTTCTCTTACAGTGCCAGTACAGGAACGTACCTCTTGAGGGAGAGGTGTGGTGTGGGGATGAGAGAATAGTCCTTGAAGAAGGAGAGGGTATGTTTTCGACGAAGTTTTGGGAGGAGGGAAAGATTCCCCTCTCCTTCTGTCTTGGGAAGAGTATAGAGACCACTGTTCTAGTGGAGGTTTGTGCTCCTTCGGTTGCTTTTCTTTCGGTGACTTCAAAGGTTCCCGAAGAGGTGGTGGCGGGAGAGCCTCTGGTGGTTGAAGGGGTTCTTGAAGATGCCGATGGGGATCCCTGTCCAAGGAGGGAGGTGCACGGCGAGATCTCCTCTGTTTCTTCTCCAGTTCTCGCACGGACGGTATCGGATGACTCTGGGAGGTGGTGCCTCACCTTTGAGGGTCTTTCAGGATTTGGAGAGCGGACGCTACGGCTTCAGAGTGGCGAAAGGGAGTGGCAAAAGGAGTTCTACCTCGTTTCCGGACGGCCGGTTTCCTTTCTTAAAGTACGACCGACCTCGAATCTGCAACTTGTGGCGGGGTGGACGGAGCCCTTCACGGTCAAGGCGTTGACTGGTGAGGGAAAACCGGTTTCGGGGGCAAAGGTGGAGTGGATGTGGAGGGGCGAGGAAGGGACGTATCCTGTTCCTCCCGGAGACCTTTCAGTAAACGAGCGGACAGGTATTTCTGGAGAGTGCTCAGGAGAGATCGCCATGCCCCGGAAGGTAGGAACATACACCCTTGAGGCTCGTCTTTCTTTTTTCGATCTTCTACCAGTCTCCTGGAAGGTTACCGTTTTACCAGCTGCACCGTATTTTTTCGAGGATCTCTCGAGCCTCCCTGCCCAGGGGAAAGTAGGAGAACCTCTCTCCTTTACGGTTCAAGTGCGGGACCTTTTCGGGAATCCCTGTCCTGGGAAAACGGTGAACGTGTACCGCAAGGTGAATGATACTCTCACAAAAGTACTCGGCGTCACAACCGATGCGGAGGGAAAGGCCTCCTTTTCCCTTGTGCCTCAGGAAGTGGGTGAGCTTGTTCTTGAGGCCTATGTGGCCCAGACGAGCCTACCCCCTTTGGCTTGGTCCATTCCAATAAGCACATGATTCCCTTTCTCCACTTTTTCCTCCCTGAGCACTGTGTTGCCTGCGGGGCGTACGTGCCCTTTCCCTCTCTTGTCCCCCTCTGCAAGGATTGCCAAGGGAAAATTGCCTTCCTTCGGGATAGGATATGCGCCCGGTGTGGACGGGTGATTCCCCACGGGAGGGTGCTCCTCTGCCACATGTGCCGGCGCGTTCCGTACCACTTTGAGTGTGCTCGAGCGGTGAGTGCATATACATCGCCAATTCGGGAGGCGATGCATGCCTTCAAGTACCGGGGTGTGGTATCCCTTGGACGGTTCTTTGGAGAGCTTCTTGTTGCGTACTGCGAGGAGTTTCCCCTCTTTAAGGAGGTGGATCTCGTTCTCCCGGTGCCTTTGCATCCTCTGCGAGAGCGGGAACGGGGGTTCAATCAAGCGCTTCTTCTTGCGAACGTTTTGGGAAAAGCATTCCACCTTCCAGTCCTTGCCCGTGGGGTGGTGCGAGTGCGACCAACTCTCCCTCAGGTGGGGCTTCGGGCACGGGACCGGTGGCAGAACGTGAAAGGGGCATTTCGGGTGGCGTCCCGGGAATCCGTCCATGGGAAGCGAATTCTCGTTGTCGATGACGTCCTTACCTCGCGGGCAACGGTTGAGAGCCTTTCTCGGGTCCTTAAAGAGGCAGAGTGTCGAAGTGTTTTCGTCCTTGCTGTGGCCTCAGGGAGATGAATTTTTATTCTTTTTCTCCGAGATTATTGACGGTTCCCCGGGGATGTGCCAGAATATTTTTGCAAAATTATTCGATGAAGGAATATTCATGAGCACGGATGAGGTCGAGCTCTTGACCCGGGTGGCCTGGCTCCACTTCATGGAGGGGGTCACGCAGCGGGAGATAGCCAAGCGCCTTGGCCTTTCCCAGCCCAAGGTGGCCCGACTCCTTGACAAGGCGCAGAAATACGGCATTGTCCGCATCTCCATTGCTTCTCCATACGCCAACTGTCTTCTCATCGAAGGAGAGCTCCGCAAACTCTTTCCTCATCTTGAGGATGTTGTGGTTGTTCCGACACCAAAGGGAGGGAATCTCTTCGAAAGCCTTGGGCGGGCAGGAGCCTGGTACCTTGAGCGGGTCCTTGAGAGTGGGGATCTCGTCGGGATTGCCTGGGGGAGAACCCTGAAATCGGTGGCTGCATCCCTTCGAGGGGTCCGGGTAAAGAATCTCAAGTTCGTGACCCTCGTTGGAGGACTGACGGCTTCAGCATCTCTCAATCCCTACACCATTGGGGAGAAGCTCGCCTCGATTTTCGAGGGAGAATGCTACTACCTCTATGCCCCGGCGGTTGTGGAGAGCGAGGAAATTCGCAACTTCTACCTGAGTGAGAGGATAAACCAGAAGACCCTGGAACTTGCCCGGAAGACTCGCTTGTCCATTGTGGGCATTGGGACTGTGGACGCCCAGCACTCCATCTACACCCTCACCGGATTCATCGACTACCACGAACTTGAGCTCATCCGGAGGAAAGGCGGGGTTGGAGATATCCTTGGTCAATTCTACGACATATGGGGAAATGTGATTGATACGCCTTTACATCGGCGGACGGTGGCTCTGCCTCTTGAGGACTTGCGCTCGATGCGGAACGTTATCGGCATTGCCGGAGGAAGGGAGAAGGTTGAGGCGATACTTGGAGCCTTACGGGGGCGGTACATCAAAATCCTCATCACCGACGAAGATACGGCCCAGCGCATTGTGGAACTCGAGAAGGGGGAGGGATAGAGGTGTCCTTTGTGACCTGCATTGGAATTCTTGTTGCCGACCTCATGGGAAGGCCCATCAACAGGTTTCCGGAAAAGGGAAAACTACTCCTTGTTCCGGAAATGGAACTCCATGTGGGGGGATGCGCCCACAATACGGCGGTGGATTTGAGAAAACTCGGGGAAGAGGTCCTGGTGGTGGGGAAGGTGGGCGATGACGATTTGGGAGATGTGGTCATCAACTCCCTGAAGCGCCATGGAGTTGATGTGCGAGGGGTCACGCGGGATTCCCGCTTCCATACCTCCGCCACCATGGTTCTTCTCGACGATCAGGGGGAACGGACTTTTCTCCACTACCCTGGGGCGAATCAGGCGCTCCGAGCCAGTGACGTGAAGGATGAGTTCCTCCAAGGAGCAAAGGTGGTGCATGTAGCGGGGAGTTTCCTCATGCCTGGTTTTGACGGTGAGGAAACCGCTAAGGTATTTGCCCGGGCAAAAGAGCTTGGGGTTTTGACCTCCCTTGATACCGCCTGGGATGATACAGGACAGTGGTTTGCCACTATTGCTCCGGTGCTTCCTCTTGTCGATATCTTCATCTCCAACCGGGATGAGGCGGCCCGGATTTCCGGAAAGAGTACCCTTGCCGATATAGCCTCCTTTTTCCTTGGGTATGGGGCGAGAGTTGTGGCCATCAAAATGGGGGAAGAGGGGAGCTTCATCATGACCAAAGAAGAGAAAATTCTCGTTCCCCCTTTCAAGGTCACCGCGGTTGATGGAACTGGAGCAGGAGATGCCTTCGCCGCGGGGTTCCTCTTTGGGTACCTCCGGGGGTGGGAGCTCTACGAGGTTGGGAGATTTGCCAATGCCTGTGGGGCGATGTGTGTAGAGAAGATGGGAGCCACAGAAGGGGTTGGGAGTTTCGAGGAAGTGCAGCGGTTCATCAAAGAGCACGAGGCGAAACTGGGATGAGACCGTACGGGGTTCAGTTCGGCGCAGGCAACATCGGACGGGGATTCATCGGGCATCTCCTTGAGGCGTCCGGGTTTTCCACCGTTTTCGTCGAGGCTAATGAGGATTTGGTCAGAAAGCTCAAAGAGCGCGGGTTCTACACCATTCGACTTCTGAAAAAGGATGGGACCTCTGAGGATGTCGTCATTCGCCACTTTGAGGTTCTCTCGGTGCAGGAAGAGGAAGCAATTGCCGAGCGCATTGCTTTTGCCACACTTCTTCTTACTGCCGTTGGTGCCCGAAACCTTCCTTCCATTGCTCCTCTTGTGGCTTTGGGAATCAAAAGACGAAGGGAGAGGAACCCTGAACCACTCAACATTTTCCTCTGCGAGAACCTCAAGGATGCTCCCCACGTTTTTAAAGGAATGGTGCAGCAGTACCTTTCCCAAGAAGAGCAAGAATTCCTTGAAGAAAAGGTTGGCTTTGTGGGAACGGTCATTGCCCGAATGGTACCGGTGGTAGGGGAACGGTTTGGTGTTCTTGACCCCCTCTGCATCGTGGCTGAAGCGTACACAAGGCTTCCCTTTGATGCAAAAGCAATCAAAGGGTCGCTTCCGCCCCTTTTCGGCTTTGAAGGAACAGAACACTTCGCGGCCGAAGAGGAACGAAAGCTCTTTTTCCATAACCTGGGACATGCGGTTCTCGCCTACCTTGGCTACCGCCTCGGGTACACCTATATCCATGAAGCCTTCGGTGACCCTCGTATTGCCCAGGTTTTTTCCGGCGCCTGGGAAGAGGTGACGGAAGCCTTTTTCCGGAAATACCCCTTCTGGGATAGGAAGGAGCACGAGGCATACCTTTTGGACCTTAA from Candidatus Caldatribacterium sp. includes the following:
- a CDS encoding mannitol-1-phosphate 5-dehydrogenase → MRPYGVQFGAGNIGRGFIGHLLEASGFSTVFVEANEDLVRKLKERGFYTIRLLKKDGTSEDVVIRHFEVLSVQEEEAIAERIAFATLLLTAVGARNLPSIAPLVALGIKRRRERNPEPLNIFLCENLKDAPHVFKGMVQQYLSQEEQEFLEEKVGFVGTVIARMVPVVGERFGVLDPLCIVAEAYTRLPFDAKAIKGSLPPLFGFEGTEHFAAEEERKLFFHNLGHAVLAYLGYRLGYTYIHEAFGDPRIAQVFSGAWEEVTEAFFRKYPFWDRKEHEAYLLDLKERFANPAMMDTVTRVGRDPLRKLSPEDRLVGGARFCLAQGVFPDHVALGCAAALLYDCPEDKEAVVLQERIAREGVLEVLRSVCGVSPEEELGKRILFHFDRLKRGVL
- a CDS encoding carbohydrate kinase family protein, which codes for MSFVTCIGILVADLMGRPINRFPEKGKLLLVPEMELHVGGCAHNTAVDLRKLGEEVLVVGKVGDDDLGDVVINSLKRHGVDVRGVTRDSRFHTSATMVLLDDQGERTFLHYPGANQALRASDVKDEFLQGAKVVHVAGSFLMPGFDGEETAKVFARAKELGVLTSLDTAWDDTGQWFATIAPVLPLVDIFISNRDEAARISGKSTLADIASFFLGYGARVVAIKMGEEGSFIMTKEEKILVPPFKVTAVDGTGAGDAFAAGFLFGYLRGWELYEVGRFANACGAMCVEKMGATEGVGSFEEVQRFIKEHEAKLG
- a CDS encoding ComF family protein; protein product: MIPFLHFFLPEHCVACGAYVPFPSLVPLCKDCQGKIAFLRDRICARCGRVIPHGRVLLCHMCRRVPYHFECARAVSAYTSPIREAMHAFKYRGVVSLGRFFGELLVAYCEEFPLFKEVDLVLPVPLHPLRERERGFNQALLLANVLGKAFHLPVLARGVVRVRPTLPQVGLRARDRWQNVKGAFRVASRESVHGKRILVVDDVLTSRATVESLSRVLKEAECRSVFVLAVASGR
- a CDS encoding sugar-binding transcriptional regulator, with amino-acid sequence MSTDEVELLTRVAWLHFMEGVTQREIAKRLGLSQPKVARLLDKAQKYGIVRISIASPYANCLLIEGELRKLFPHLEDVVVVPTPKGGNLFESLGRAGAWYLERVLESGDLVGIAWGRTLKSVAASLRGVRVKNLKFVTLVGGLTASASLNPYTIGEKLASIFEGECYYLYAPAVVESEEIRNFYLSERINQKTLELARKTRLSIVGIGTVDAQHSIYTLTGFIDYHELELIRRKGGVGDILGQFYDIWGNVIDTPLHRRTVALPLEDLRSMRNVIGIAGGREKVEAILGALRGRYIKILITDEDTAQRIVELEKGEG
- a CDS encoding LacI family DNA-binding transcriptional regulator; this translates as MQRVKRPTQADVARLAGVSRATVSYVINGLVSTRVPVSEATRRRVLEAARQLGYVPDANARALRLGNTKALGLIIPDIRNPHFWETVEGVWREARILGYHVLLSSMDLNAEYGKEVFEDLSHRRVDGLILMGSFVEQSKEAQEILRQLRKQHLPIVEISDHFREDHVDQIVADYREATFEAMELLFSLGHRRIGLIYGVARPDLALDRLYPYRESLEAIGIGVDESLIVHCGPTMEDGYQATFLLMEQENPPTAIIAVNDILAMGALRALGDLHLSVPKDVSLVGYDDIPQAKYLVPRLTTASKDAVRIGQEAVRLLLKRIENPELPYEKVVFPSCLVVRESTGPVPER